The Haloarcula sp. H-GB4 genome segment TTCGTCGAGGTCGAGGAAGTCGATATCTGGTGGGGCGTCGGCCTCAAATCCGGCTACGAAGACAACCGCGGGACGGTCCGGGAGGACATCGCTCATCTCGACGGCTACGACATCGAGACGGCCCGAGAGATGAGCGAGGAGGAGATCGAGGCCCTCATCGACGAGCACGACGGTGTGCTGGAATTCCACGACATGGAGCATGCCGACGACGTACTACTGGAGCGTGCGGGCATCTGCGATGCCGAGGACGTTCACGTCGGCGGCGTCCTCGACGTGCGCTCGGACGAGAAACCGACGACGACGACGGTCAGCGTGACGGGCACGACATTCGACGGGGAGACCGGCACGAACACCTTCGAACTGGACGACGTGACCAGCATGGAGGCCAACGTCAACGGCCCGGCGCTTGGCTACCTGAAAGCCGGCGTCCGGAACAACCGCGCCGGCCACTACGGCGTGTTCGGCCCCGCTGACCTGATGCCTGGCTTCTGAGACCGCCTGATTCTTCCATGACTCACGGCTTCGATTTGAACGACCGACTCGAACAGCGCGACGCACAGAACCTCCGCCGCCATCTGGAAGTCGCTGAATCCGTCTCGGCACGGACTCGATTCGCCGATGACCCGAAGGGTGAACCACCGGAGTTCGACGACGAAGCCGCCGTCTTCGCCTCGAACAACTATCTCGGACTGGCCGACGACAGCCGGGTCCAGCGAGCGGCCGAACTGGGGGCACGGACGGTCGGGACCGGCGCAGGGGCCTCGCGATTGGTTACCGGCGACACGAAGGTCCACCGCAGGCTGGAGCGTGACCTCGCGGCCTCGAAAGGGACCGAGCGAGCCTTGGCGTTCTCGTCGGGCTACGCGGCCAACATCGGGACCATCGACGCGCTGGCCCCGGATGTCGTCTTTTCGGACGAGCTGAACCACGCCTCGATTATCGACGGCTGTCGCGTCGGGGCCAGCGAGACAGTCGTCTACGACCACTGTGACCCGGACGACTTGCGAGCGAAACTGGCCACGCGAGCAGCCGATGTCGATGAGGACGAACAGTGGCTCGTGGTCACCGATTCGGTGTTCTCGATGGACGGAGACATCGCGCCCCTGTCGGCTATCTGTGACGCCGCCGATGAGTACGGCGCGTGGTTGATGGTCGACGAAGCACACGCGACGGGGTTGTTCAGTGACAGCGGCGGTGGCGTCGTCCAGCGCGAGGGGCTGAGCGACCGTGTCGATGTGCAGTTAGGCACCCTGTCGAAGGCACTGGCGAGCCAAGGCGGCTACATCGCCGGCGACGAGGTGCTTATCGAGTACCTGCTGAACGCCGCGCGGTCGTTCATCTTCTCGACCGGACTCTCCCCACCAAACGCCGCGGCGGCCCGCGAGGCGCTGCGAATCGCTCGTGAGACCGAACGGACGACGGAACTCTGGGACACCGTGGCGACACTCAGGGACGGTCTGGAGACGATGGGCTACGAGGTGCTTGGCGAGACACATATCCTCCCGGTCGTCGTCGGTGACCGCGGCGACGCGTTGGAACTAGCCGACCGGCTGCGCGACCACGGTATCGTCGCGCCCGCGATCCGCCCGCCAACAGTGCCAGAGGGCACCTCTCGTATCCGGGTCGCGCCAATGGCGACACACACAGCTGACGACATCGCGCAGTGTCTCGACGCCTTCCGGACTGCCGGCACGGAGGTGGGCGTGCTGTGAGCGAAACGATCGACGAGTCGGAACCGGAAGGCGGGACCGGCCACATCGCCGAGGACGGCGTCTTCGTCGTCGGGACCGACACCGGCGTCGGCAAGACGGTCGTGACGGCTGGGGTGACGGGCTGGCTCCGGGAGACGGGGACAGCCGCCGTCGCAGTCAAGCCCTGCCAGACCGGCTATCCGCCCGATGACGACGCGGCGTTCGTCGAGTCTATCTGTGGCACGGCGGAGGCGG includes the following:
- a CDS encoding 8-amino-7-oxononanoate synthase — translated: MTHGFDLNDRLEQRDAQNLRRHLEVAESVSARTRFADDPKGEPPEFDDEAAVFASNNYLGLADDSRVQRAAELGARTVGTGAGASRLVTGDTKVHRRLERDLAASKGTERALAFSSGYAANIGTIDALAPDVVFSDELNHASIIDGCRVGASETVVYDHCDPDDLRAKLATRAADVDEDEQWLVVTDSVFSMDGDIAPLSAICDAADEYGAWLMVDEAHATGLFSDSGGGVVQREGLSDRVDVQLGTLSKALASQGGYIAGDEVLIEYLLNAARSFIFSTGLSPPNAAAAREALRIARETERTTELWDTVATLRDGLETMGYEVLGETHILPVVVGDRGDALELADRLRDHGIVAPAIRPPTVPEGTSRIRVAPMATHTADDIAQCLDAFRTAGTEVGVL